Proteins encoded by one window of Panicum virgatum strain AP13 chromosome 7N, P.virgatum_v5, whole genome shotgun sequence:
- the LOC120680618 gene encoding uncharacterized protein LOC120680618 yields the protein MAQILTAPRLRRHRSFSVPSPRVAMELDLPPQQVAQLTDLAAAIHHAAAAATALYTPSPSSHAAAIGSFLSRLDAAAALSCDDQPMAEGGQEPEEDGEGEHMVGEVEEGLRDCVLQGSKRRKRPVPPSWPLGRRKSGGCEAAEAAAAPVLDVEGRRRAAMNLLLQFHAWCVGGMGLQGPANHCLLPGTKVFDNVCGSFRSSQRCSQSDRQ from the exons ATGGCGCAGATTCTTACCGCCCCTCGTCTCCGCCGCCATCGTAGCTTCTCAGTTCCGTCTCCAAGGGTCGCCATGGAGCTTGATCTCCCGCCACAACAGGTCGCCCAGCTCacagacctcgccgccgccatccaccaCGCAGCGGCTGCCGCTACCGCGCTCTACACGCCCTCTCCGtcctcccacgccgccgccatcggcTCCTTCCTCTCCAGACTCGACGCGGCCGCCGCGTTGTCCTGCGACGATCAGCCCATGGCGGAGGGCGGCCAGGAGCCGGAGGAAGATGGGGAGGGGGAGCACATGGTCGGGGAAGTGGAGGAGGGGCTCCGGGACTGCGTCCTGCAGGGGAGCAAGAGGCGGAAGCGGCCCGTGCCGCCGTCGTGGCCCCTAGGACGCCGCAAGAGCGGCGGTTGCGAGGCGGCAgaggctgccgccgcgccggtgcTGGACgtcgaggggcggcggcgcgcggccatgAATCTACTGCTACAGTTCCATGCTTGGTGCGTAGGAG GAATGGGTTTACAAGGGCCTGCCAATCATTGCTTGCTGCCAGGAACAAAGGTTTTCGACAATGTTTGTGGCTCATTCCGTTCTTCACAGAGATGCAGCCAATCAGACAGACAGTAG